AATTCTAACATCGTTTGTTGGAATTGTTCTGTATTTTAGTTGAGGATATTTTTGTCCGAAGCATCCTCCATTTCAAAAGCGTAGTTAAATGTTAATAACTTTTAAAATAGTGTCTAGTATTTGATAGCAAATGTTAAAAATGACTATTTATCAATTCTTTTCTATAATCAAGTGCGTCTAGCTAAATAAGTTGGGAAAATTTATATTCTGCTTTTGGGTTTATTAGaagagttaaataatttttctcttagagcccgtttggatgagcttaaaaaaagtaacttttatgtatgaagtgcttttagaattttgaagtgctgaaagttatttttataaataagcagttgagtgtttggataaaagagcttattatgtgaattttagggttaaaagaataaaaaaaggtagtttaggaatttagttaaaatataagggatataaaagtaatttccatggtcaaagaaaatgactttaagcactttggaaaaaaaagttaggaatcctaacttttcatttttgactgactttaagaactttatggcttaaagtcagcattaggcaaacacgtccaaaagctaaaaaggagctttaagttggtcaaaaccaacttaaagtcaattcaaacgggctcttaatcaTTTAAGTTATAAATTAAAGCTCAGCTAGCTTTAATCACATGTCAATCCAATGACTATAATACAAAGGGAAGTTAGatcattattaaaaaaaaaaaagattttcaaaaatttcaacgGTGTAAGTTccaaataattttatcatatttttttttattcccTCCTTCCCATATTATTAGTTAtcatgtatattaaaaatagttgtcaatttaaacaatcaagagaaATTTGATTACATTTTTTAGCTTTACccttaacattaattattttagaattaaGAAGCACATAATTAGATAAagattataaaattaataagaGGTATATTAGTCAAATCATGTTTTTAATTAATGTTTTTTAAGAATTATGTAAAACCTTATcatgaaaattaaaataagacgGAGGGAGTAACTGTTAAAACTTGTAATTTCTAATGGTACATTTTTATGTAGTTCTAAAAAgcaattttatttataaaattaaaataattaaaatttaattacaaCCGAAAATTAAGTTAGCAACGGTGTTGTAGTTGTAGTTATAGTTAGTGCGCTCGTGCTAACCAAATTAGTGTGTCCACTATATAGGGATAAAACGGTCATTTCGCATCAACAGAGCTTAAATTTCCCTCCTCCCTATAAACACCAATTCCCCACAAAGCCTGTGTAGTGTGCGGCCTTTCTGTCTCTCCCACAAATACCTTTTTCCGACCGTTGGGGGTTTtcagagagaagaagaagaaaatgggtGTTCGTGGGAGGAAAAGAGCTGCTCCGGTGAACATCGATGACAATACCCAGAAAAATTCTGAGTATGAACAGTTGAGGGAAAAAAGAATCAAGGAAAATCTTGAGAGGATGCAAAAGTTGGGGATTTTTGAAATATCACTCAAACTCAAGCCTGTTAGGACACCCATCGCTCGCAAAACCCCTCAGCGTCTCTCTCCTTTGCAGCCTCCTGGACCCACTCGCCGTTCCTCCAGGTATACTCCACTATTTTACTGTATTTACCCAAACAGTgtcttcatttatttttttgacactCATGCAGGCATACTCACTATGAACTGTTTTACTATAAATTACTGTTTGGTATTTAAGTGGGTTGACTTCCCATAATGGTTGGGGATGATGTCTTTGGTCTCCTTGTGTTTTTGGACACTTCCTAGCTTTAGTAGTCGAGTTAGGTTCAAGATCCATTTATTATCACGGCGTGCGGGGTGTTGAGTTCCCACATCTGTTGGGGATGAAGCTTTTGGGATTGAATTAGGTCCAAGATCCCATTTCTTTATCAGGGTGCCCTATTATCCATCAAGTTTTTTGAAGCTTAAACCAAGAATTTCTCTGTGGTAAAAATGATCTTTAATAGATTAACATTTTCGCTTTCACTAACTTGGATATATTGTCTCAGAGGTGTAATGTTATAGAGGAACAATGGATGTAAGTGTACTCAGCATATACTAACTTTAGATCCGTATTTTTTCTCTAAGGTTTACTGGATGTAAGGGGAGCATGTTCAACTATTTGCTCCTAGGTTTTCCATGTCTGCTGACTGTTCTGCAAGATAATATGACCATTTTATATACTTGCATATAAATGAAGAAGAACATGGGCATGTTGGTGATTTATAATGccttattcttgttttcttgGGAATTTTAGGCTGCAGAATGCAACACCAATTAGCTATTCAGAGGTGCATGTGTCGAAGAATGACAACTCTCTGGATGGTGAGCATCATTTGTTGAGGGAGGAAGGGTCAAAGCCAGAGATTTACACGGAAGAACATGAGAAATTGTTGGGTACCACTGATTTGAGCTGGACTTTTTTTGTGGATGGATACGGAAATGATGGGAAGAGAATCTATGATCCATTCAAGGGGAAAACATGTCATCAATGCCGGTAAGGAGATATGTTTGTTCTTATTAATGTGCATTTTTTGTGCTCTATATAAACTGATTTTCATTAGCCTGGCTGCGGACATTACTGGGCACCTAGTAACTTCAGTAAATCTTGCTTCATGTTGTACTTATAAGCTGTTTGTTAGTTACATCAGCCTACCTCGCCCTAGTTGCTGTCTATTCTGCATGATAGACTATATTGAGTTTTACCCTTGAAAACACAAATGTCTAACTTTTTAGTTGTTTCGGTTAATTCTTAGATGCTGTCTATTCTGCATGATATTGGATTTAATTACGTAAATAAGTTGGAGtttcacaacaacaacaacatacccagtgtaagtTGAAATTTCacactaaaaaaataatgaacagtTGGGGAAAGCAAACCGAGGAAAATGAATTGTGTTGTTAGTTGTCTTTCCTCAGTTGTTGTCAAATTGCCTACTTGCATCAAACCTTAGGTGACATTggcaaaataatgaaaaattaggAGATAATATGAATGGACTTGGAATGATCTATGAGATTAGCTCAATCAAATTTCTCATTGTCTTTAATATCGGAATCTcttgtaaatttttattttgagggtTATATTGTTGGttttattattcttttcaaaaaaaaatgttggTTTTATTAGCCTATCTCAAAATGGTGCCAGTACGAATTATTCTATCCGAGCCTAGATATTTCCAAATATGTAAGGAGTCAATAATGCTTTTGCTATTGTGATGAATCAAGTAATTTCCTCCCTCATTTCTCCTTCCCCTACCCCCATTTTTTTAAGAGATAACGTTTGCAACAAATACTTTCTTTGAAGGAGGAACAAAATCATGAcatattttccttcttttttggGGTCATTATGTAATGCTACTTAAATGTCGTTGATTtttgctctctctctctctctctcacacacacacacacacacacagagagagagagatttgcCAGGCAGTCTTATTGCTTCATTTCTCATGTATGTCCTCATTCAATGTAGTTTCCCGGTatgaatatattaatttaaCCATCTGGTTCTTCACCTTCCTTATGCAGACAGAAAACTCTTGGTCATCGTACTCATTGCAGCAATTGCCAAATGGTTCAAGGACAATTTTGTGGAGATTGCTTGTATATGAGGTATGACATCATGTATATCAAAATTTAGATGTCGTCTAATGTTAAGCCTTTTAATGCTCTCAATATACCAAACTTCTCAAATAAACAAAAGTGTCATAACCGATACAATTTCATCTAGTGATGTATTTTATCTTTATGTTCATGTTTGTCTTTCTGTGCCACTAAATGATGAAACCACTATATCTTTCAATTGTCTGTATATTTGGTCCTGCTGAGCTTTATCAATCAGCATTGACGATATGCATTTCCTTTCTTATTAATTGCTATGTTGTCTTCGTtgtttcttattcttcttttacTTGGGTTTGAGGCATTTGAGCCAAggatctttcggaaacaacctctctacctcttcgaggtagtggtaaggtatGCGTaaactctaccctccccaaaccccactaagtgggatttcactgggtatattattgttgttgttgtttgacGATATGCATTTATTCCCCTCATTTAACCAGTTGTACTGATATCCTGTCCCCGTTGCACATATATCTATGTCATGAAGTTGTATTTGTTCAAGACTATATGAATTACTCCCTCAGTTCCAATTATGTGACactctttcctttttagtcaattccaaaaaaatgacatcattctatatttattataataattttgattttaaacttcccattttatccttaatgaaatgatttatagccaCAGAAATTTATCAGGcttgttttagaccacaagtttcaagtctctttttctcttaaacTCTGTGTTCAGTGAAACATCTTCACATAGTGATTATATGTTTATTAGTCAAGTTATTCCATAAACACGCAGCCTGAAGTTTTCTAAGATGGAATACAAGATCAACTTTTGCTCTTCGTATTCTTGAATTCCCTTATACTGCAGCTCATGTTGTTGCATCGGTGCAAAATTTTAGTCGTATAATTAGAAAAAACGCAAGATATATTCTCAGATACTGATTGGAGAATTTCCCTTTATACAAGACCTGCAGCATGATGCTTATGCATTCTGATTAGGGGGAACTTCAGAACTTTTAGTTGTTCTATCATATTGTTCTGGATGTCTCCAATTACAAGATCTGCAGgataatgcatatatatttttattagaagGGGATCGGGGATCTTCATAACTTGTTAGTTATTTTAACATGTTggtctggatatccccctttaCCCAGTCCACCTGTGTTCCCCTCAGAACTTTTAGTTGTTCTATCATATTGTTCTGGATGTCTCCAATTACAAGATCTGCAGgataatgcatatatatttttattagaagGGGATCGGGGATCTTCATAACTTGTTAGTTATTTTAACATGTTggtctggatatccccctttaCCCAGTCCACCTGTGTAGCAGGGGTGCAACAAATGGCTTCAAGTCACATTTCCTCTTTCAATTTGCAAATCTGCAATCATTgtgttatttaattttattctatGTAGATACGGAGAACATGTACTTGAAGCGAACAAGAATCCCAACTGGATTTGCCCTGTTTGTCGAGGAATTTGCAACTGCAGCTTGTGCCGGCAAGCAAAAGGTTGGGCTCCTACTGGTGCTCTCTATAGGAAGGTAATAATAATCTTTATAAGAATGTCATGCTACCATACATGTGTCTGTTCTTTCAATCTCTTTATCATATAGTttccttttttcctttcttttccatTCTCAAACTCTTGATTGTTCAAACTATCCAGATTGCTGGACTGGGCTATAAGTCAGTTGCACATTATCTAATTCAAACCCATCGAGCTACTGTCAGTACCGAGAACAACTTGACACCATTCTCTGCAAAAAGATCACTACCTTTCTCAGATATGGAAGGTACAACGAAAGATGAGGGACTTTGTGAGATGAAACCAGTGGCATATGATGCCAATGAGCCCAACTTAGCTCCCGAAAGGAGCACAGAGTCCTTGCTGAAGTCCATTGCTGAACCCTTATTACTACCGAAACATGATCGTGAAAACAGTGTTACAATTCTTGTGCTCTCAAGTGACAATGTAGGGTACTTCTCAGCAGACAACAAATCAGGAAATGAAAATGCCGTGCTGGTAGGCAGCTCATTGACTTCTCAAACAGAGGTGAAACCGGTGGAATATGATGGCAATGACCCCAACTTAGCACTAGAAAGTAGCTCAGAGCCCTTGCTGAAGTCCATCGTTGAACCCTTGTTACTACTGAAACATGACTCTGACAACAGTGGTAAAAATCTTTTGCTCTCATGTGACAATGCAGGAAACTTCTCAGCAGACAACAAATCAGGAAATGAAAATGCCGTGCTTGTAGGCAACTCATTGACTTCTCAAACAGAGGTGAAGCCAGTGGAATATGATGGCAATGAGCCCGACTTAGCACCAGAAAATAGCACTGAGACCTTGCTGAAGTCCATCGTTGAACCCTTGTTACTACTGAAACATGACTCTGACAACAGTGGTACAAATCTTGTGCTCTCAAGCGACAATGTAGGGAACTTCTCAGCAGACAACAAATCAGGAAATGAAAATGCCGTGCTGGTAGGCAACTTATTGACTTCTCAAACAGAGGTGAAACCAGTGGAATATGATGGCAATGAACCCAAATTAGCACCAGAAAGTAGCACAGAGCCATTGCTGAAGTCCATTGTTGAACCCTTGTTACTACTGAAACATGACTCCGAAAACAGTGGTAAAAATCTTGTGCTGTCATGCGACAATGCAGGAAATTTCTCAGCAGACAACAAATCAGGAAAAGAAAATGCCGTACTGGTAGGCAGTGCATTGACTTCAAGTGCACCACCCGTGCTTACTGAATTGAATGATGTTTACAAAGGTGAGTCACAACTTGGTTATGAATTTGACATTGGACAAATCCAATCAAAAGAACAGAAAGAAGACGGCAGTTGTGTCTTGGTTAACAAAAACTGTGATGTGGTTGCACCAGAAGCAAGTTCAAAGTCGAAGAAGAAGCCTTGTTGGGCTGCTGCACCGGTCGTTGATACTATTGCTGGAAGACTAAGGCAAAGACGTGGAAGAAGCAATGTGGAAGCATAACAATATCTCGGGTAACAAATAGTGGGATGGTCTTTTGCACCTGAAACAGTTTGTGACATTTAATGGTAAAGCATATTTGCTGTGAACTCATTGTGACAGTGAACAATGGTCTTGGTGGCTGGTTTTTGCTAAATGTAATACAACCTGTGTAAGGGTGTCTTTTTGCAGAACTTTTTAAACTAACTTAACTGAAGTGATGGAACCAATATGAAATCTGCTTTTGAGGTGAGTCAAATTCATACCTTCAAACAGAAGTTTTGCagttgatataaaatttaaaaggaGCTTGTAGAAGTACTAAACCAAGACAATATGTAGTCAGCTATTTGCAGTGCTTTTATGTGATGACTGAATATCTTATCATCTGAGATAACTCCCAGTAGCACGACTTAAGTTTTTAGTTAGGCCCAGAATGTGGGCAGCTCCAGGAACAGGTCCACTTGACAAACAATACGAGGCATATCAACTCATTTATCACTTTCCTCTCGAGTCTCCAGCAAATTGCCAAATTGGTTAACTTATATGCACTGACATGTAAAAATGTGTTTACACTATCAGACCAACTAATTGATAAACTAGGTTACTGTTCATAAAAAAGAGACAAGTTATTCGCTATCACATGTTAAAATACACTGataatataaaagaattttacACTCCCAGAGTATAcaagttaaataatttataataggTTATGTACTAGCAATCACATCTCTATTCCAGCAGCGGTTCTTGTTTGATTTTGAATCTATGACATGATTTATTcaattcattgaaaacatgtGAGTTGCATAGACCTTTTATGAATTTCACACACACAATTTACTTGGTTCATGTGATTAGAGACAATTtcctttttgatatattttctaaaatccACAAATATGTGAAGTGTCAAAATTTCCCCTTCTGAAACGCCTGTGCAAATTTACTCCACACTTTCTCAATAAATTATGTTAGTTTACAAAACAAAACTCAGTAGAATTAATTTTTGCCATAAAGGATTTGCTTTCATAAAGTACCATCCTATCTGCTCATGTATTTGTTCCTAATTCATCTTAATAAAAAGTTTTGAGTGTTGTTTCAATTGATGATATGATTGATTACTTACGTAAAAGCAACCCCTACCAACTACATTAGGAGTAATTCAGGCAAGGAAAACTTcttattaagtaatttttctatCAGTGTAACTTATGCTCATTAACCGTGTAAAAGAATTTTTACATTATGTTACCTAAAAGATTACTGCAGTAGTTGTCCATAATATTAGAATGacaataagacaaacaacctgCGCAATATATATTTACCTTTATTTTTGGCATAAATAAGCTAAATCCTTGTCATGAAGCTTAAACCTCTTGTGAGTGTAGGGGTTAAAATTAGTCCACGGTAAAGAAATGAATTTTGGGTCTAACTCAAAGTAGAAGGATTGTCCAAATTTATATAAGAAAGTCACCACCAATTAGTGGGATGGCCACATGTAGCAAAGGGTGACCAGTAAAACATCCTtcgtaaaaaaattatattatataggtcaaaaattatttttcatatatatatattaaattttgaacacCATTGATGAAATTTTTGATTTTGCCCTTATCATCCATTCCTTTTCATTCAACGTGAAATTCTTCAAGACTCCACCTCAGGCGGCTGAAGTTGTTGGACTTATGATGCGTGGGTGATTTTCAAATGTAGGAGTAGCTCAcaactcatatttcaaaatctATAGATGTGAAGATTTTAGAATGTAAGACTCACATTAGCTTGTATTTCCCCAAGAaataaagttaaagaaaaaagggaaaaaggaaaagtttgatgtggaaaagaaaataaaaggctACATTTTGTTGGTAGTGGAAATTAAATTGGTAAAGCAAAGTGAGTAAGTTgcgggaaaaaaagaagaagctcttgataataataatattaataataataatcactTTAAAGAACGCACTATCACTTTTAAAAGGGGAAAATTAGGAATAGAAAGAGACATAAGCAGCTACTACTACGTCCCTCTCCCAAGAACGTGAAAAGGAATCATTATAATTTCCCCCCCTTTCAAACATAgcttttcaaatttaattatgaaatatgaaaattattgttttctcgATTGAAAATAATGTAAAGATTTCCTTTAAGATGACTTCGATCATAGGGTTTTcaaatagttttattttttaaatcgaTATTTAATTATTCTATGATTTTATTAGTGGAGATAAAGAGAATGATAAAatagttttatatatatgtacctaACACCCTTTATTTATTAATCGATTTGTctatgttttcttttaaatgTAAAATGAACACATATTTGTAAAAGTTGATTCATTTATAGATATTTGATTTGGTCTCATAAGATTGATTGAGCTGGAAATTAATAAGAAATAGTCTCAAGAATTGGATGATTTGATTTTTGGATATataaaaaagtcaaaaagtatTTTACAATTGCTTCTCTCAATAGTCACTATCAGATTCAAAGGTTTATCACACCGAATTAGTGAAAATTTTATGCtagaatattattatttttttattcattttttcagtggAAAAATGTGGAAAACAAATTTCCACTAAAATACTGAAaaactttctatttttttcGTATGAAAACATTACTCTCTCTATtctatattaattgaatttttgagagatttttcattgttcaaaataattgaattgttcaaagttcaagataaatatttgaaatttttcatatttgccctttcattttgttgaagttttatattttttatgagataaatcacactatttgaaaaaatatatttatgatttttcaaaGAACAATAGTgaaaaatatagtttaaattatgtccttgaatgtttttcttaatcTGTGTGGATTTCctcataaattaaattaaaatggaatagagggagtagtgggatactatttttttcttttttcatcaattctatcaaaaTATCTCTGAAATATTCATTAAACATCTTTCACTAAGAAATTTAATGAAAAAGTAGATTAAACATTGATTGAGGTTGCAGTGATAAGAGCTCGGATTTTGAATTATGAGTTTGAAACTTTTAAAAGGTAGCTTATTGGAGTTTtgctaaaataatttataattgaatttttagaaTATAAATAGAAACTACTATGACCCGCGGGCCCTGACAGTAACAAAATGAAAAATCCACTTCATTATTATTAAGAGTTTAAGTTAAAAATAGGATGCGCATAATATAGTCAACTGCACTAcgtttaattaatttattagatGTTAATTAGTGGATTCTTGTTGCCCTTCAGTATCAAAGCGTATAATTATTTAAGTAATACAGAAAGAGAGAGCATCGTCAAGAGACAACGATACATTATTTGCCTCAAATCAGTTTACATGTCTCTCTCCCATTATTTAGACAAAACATAGTTCTAATTTCACGGTGGTGTGGTCCTCTTTCTTGGGAAAATATTTTCGAGCTCTCATTGTATGTAACTTCAATTACTAAGATTCATTTCTTTCTActcaattattataaaagttttaAAGAGAAAAGAGGTTTTTGTTGCTTGACTATGTGAATCAGATTTAGGTCTTGTATTTGATATTCCTCTTAATGGTATTCAATAAAAAAACTAGTACTTCATTACTTGCACTCGATATTGATACCAAATTTATAAAGAACTTAATTTTACAAAACCTGAAAATATACTCCCTCCAATTCAAACTAATTGACATTTTAGGTTTGGACATATAGATCAAGAAATTcacttaattttaaaaattaagggGGATTTTGACTATTATACCGTTAGTtatgattttttattcttttcttagGTTGACATAATTATCATGGAGATTAGGAATGCGTCGAAGGCAAATTTgaagattttcttttttttttaaaataaatatctttttaattttgtgaaacaacaattattttgaattaacTTCTAGATGCTAAAAACATTAATTATTTTGGAAGGAAGTATAATATATTCATCAATTTGGTGAAAATATTAGTGcataaaaaaatttctttctttccattcCTCATCGTTTTGATACACACAACACTAACTATGATAAAAAGAGGTTCGTGACTTTCAATATATGTCAACATGGTTTCATCTTGTGTTTTCGAAGATCAAACATTTGCATTAAATGTTTGCCCTCTACGAAAACTTTACAATAACAAGGTAACTTCACAATCTCTTTGTTTAATTAAATATACAAACTCCGTAATCAAAGACAAAAAAAGTATATgaatgaagaataaaataagagagaagaGCACTAGGATATTTGTGAATGACCCATAAGAAAAAAGAAGGCAAGACAATTGTAGAGTACCACATAAAAAAAAGTTCATGCATTTCAAGAAAATGGGATTCACTTTTAACAAAAGCTTGATGGCTTTTTTTGAACTAATTGACCTGTTATTCAGAACTTTAGAAACTAGTGGAGAGTGAAATAAAGAGGAaaacaaatttaatttattagtcATTCCAACAACTCCAACAACTAAGAAGGACAGGTTGGGAAAAAAGATTGAGTTTGCATTAAATGTGTCTGTCATAGTGTAATGAGTCCAAAAAAATTGTAGCCTACCCCCTAGGCCCCTACTTATTGCCATTGCCCATTTGTTAGTTGGAGAACACATTCTTCCCATCCCACTACTACTTTCATTTTGTACGAGCTAATAGAATCAtttaatcaaaatatcaaatgtttAGCTAAAAAGATCAATTAATGGGTAAGTATTGGCATTTGgcccaaaaatatgaaataggTAAAATTTGGAATAGGCAAGTCAAACTCAAAGGCATGTAAAGACATATATAGGAAGTTTAAAGGCAAATACCAAACAACATGTGCAGCATTTTGTTTGAAATTGTACCTAGTAATTGACTGTGTTGATAAAGTCAAAAGAAAGTAATGGCAATTGTGGTCcattaaaaaaagtttaaaatgtaGTCAATTTAGTCCTTTTAATCTTGTTGCTGCCAAATTTTTGGGTATCGTGCACCCAACTTCGACTATTCAGGACAAGGGAATCCAAAGGCCGTGCAATTGACTGCAATAAGAAGATAATATGAGTTAATTATGTTCTGTCCAgtgtaaaaaaaattgtactcACGTAAAAATGAGTTTCCCCTTATTCGCTTTTACTTGCCAATAATAAACGGGTGCTTTTCTTACGAAATATTCGTTCCATCCATATTGAGAaatgaataatatttaataataataataacataaattatatcttgattttcaggacaagtaaaaatgaggATCTATTTTTAGTGTAATACATCACGAAAAGTGAAtgagtaataaataaaatgcaCATTtaccataatatacatattatgtACTCCATTCGTTCTTTTTTAGTTGTCATTTatgctaaaaatatttgtttcaatcaatttaaacaatcaagagagaattaattttttttcaactttgtcTTTAACATTAATTATTACTATAGAATTAAGAGACACATATATAGATAAAAGTTAAATAATTACTCCCTTcgtcccatattagatggagatcttactaaaaatatttattccaTATTACTTGATtacttactaaatcaagatagaattaattaaattttttctattttacccctacaattaatatgatcttttgaatgtgaataATTCTCAATACTAGCTATTTTTATACTTTATGTATATTGGATTGATATGAACAAAAGACAAAATAGTATAAATAATCAatctattaataattttttaattaccgTATAAAATATAAAGTACCCCTCTAATATGAGATAGAGAAAGTAATAAGAGATATATTAGCTAAACAACACTTCCAactaattttttcttaaaaatgtgcTAAACTTTATCATCAGAACGAAGAAAGTATAATTATCTCAATGAATTTGGAGAATGATTCAGGATAAATAGTTAATGGTATTCTTTCTATGATAAAGTAGAAAGTTGGTTTTTTCAGCGaggataaataaaaatgaagatgGAGTATATTTCCTTACTGGACTGGACACATTTGGACAGATTGACGTTTtttggtacgaaaatgagatagacaaaattatttcataaattaagaattaaaatatttcaCGAAACTAAGTTTAATATATATGAAATaacttcttttattattattattattattattattattattattattatataagtGATGAAATAAATAATGTCAAAAACAATTAATATCCAATGCAAtgtaaagtaaaataattttatattttatctcaATATTATGATTCTTTTATTTCTCGTACAAAAAGACACTAAAGTATTAATTAATCTAGATGATGACCACGTGTTTTGACTGAAAGCACAGTAATCATTATCTTTACATTATTTGACAGTGTGAGGATGGTTCCATGATTGAAATACTagtcaatattttttttctcttccgtTTATTGAGAATCCTTTCATATGATAAAAGTACGACAATCTATTTATATTGCCTTCACCATTTTGTCTTAACTATTTTGCAGTTAATTCCTAAATAATGTTTACCTTTTTCCTTCTTATCAAATGTCAATCATGTGCAGGTCCAGTTTTGTTTAAAATCATActttgtttaaattttaaagatttcatgtccAAATACTCAG
The sequence above is a segment of the Solanum dulcamara chromosome 11, daSolDulc1.2, whole genome shotgun sequence genome. Coding sequences within it:
- the LOC129874198 gene encoding uncharacterized protein LOC129874198 — translated: MGVRGRKRAAPVNIDDNTQKNSEYEQLREKRIKENLERMQKLGIFEISLKLKPVRTPIARKTPQRLSPLQPPGPTRRSSRLQNATPISYSEVHVSKNDNSLDGEHHLLREEGSKPEIYTEEHEKLLGTTDLSWTFFVDGYGNDGKRIYDPFKGKTCHQCRQKTLGHRTHCSNCQMVQGQFCGDCLYMRYGEHVLEANKNPNWICPVCRGICNCSLCRQAKGWAPTGALYRKIAGLGYKSVAHYLIQTHRATVSTENNLTPFSAKRSLPFSDMEGTTKDEGLCEMKPVAYDANEPNLAPERSTESLLKSIAEPLLLPKHDRENSVTILVLSSDNVGYFSADNKSGNENAVLVGSSLTSQTEVKPVEYDGNDPNLALESSSEPLLKSIVEPLLLLKHDSDNSGKNLLLSCDNAGNFSADNKSGNENAVLVGNSLTSQTEVKPVEYDGNEPDLAPENSTETLLKSIVEPLLLLKHDSDNSGTNLVLSSDNVGNFSADNKSGNENAVLVGNLLTSQTEVKPVEYDGNEPKLAPESSTEPLLKSIVEPLLLLKHDSENSGKNLVLSCDNAGNFSADNKSGKENAVLVGSALTSSAPPVLTELNDVYKGESQLGYEFDIGQIQSKEQKEDGSCVLVNKNCDVVAPEASSKSKKKPCWAAAPVVDTIAGRLRQRRGRSNVEA